aaaaaaaagcaAATGTTAATTGCAAATTACAATTGTGTTTGTCAAACTTGAATTATGAATCACACTATCTTGAAAATTTGGAACCTAACCCTTCCCCACAAAACGGTAAACAACAACACCCACTCTAGAACCATTGCTAGGAGTGTCAACATGCAAAACATCAACATTGAAATGCTTCCTCGCTTTCTTGAAGAACACTGATTCCTTCTTCCACCTCCTCGTGTGAGCCATCACAAacaccattttcttcttcttcttttccttctcaACCAACATCATCAAACGCAGCGTTTCAAGCAGAGGCTCATAAAGGTGATCATGATACACTACATCCGACGCCACAATAACATCGAACTCCCGACCAATCTCTTCCACGTCATCACCCTGGCCCCACCTCAGCGCCGCAACATTCACGGCCCCACCGCTGGACCCCACAACGCCGGCGTTGGCTTCCGCGTTGAATCTGAGATTGGGAACCACGTGAGGGAGGTCGGTGATGGTCACATTGCAGCCGAGAGTGGCGGCGGCGACGATTCCGACGATGCCGGTGCCGGAGCCGAGCTCGAGGATCTTGG
This is a stretch of genomic DNA from Lotus japonicus ecotype B-129 chromosome 1, LjGifu_v1.2. It encodes these proteins:
- the LOC130711691 gene encoding uncharacterized protein LOC130711691, which codes for MNEGQCELPAYHGRRHHRTKSFDTHRTNPLTSPLSAAIPTTPKILELGSGTGIVGIVAAATLGCNVTITDLPHVVPNLRFNAEANAGVVGSSGGAVNVAALRWGQGDDVEEIGREFDVIVASDVVYHDHLYEPLLETLRLMMLVEKEKKKKKMVFVMAHTRRWKKESVFFKKARKHFNVDVLHVDTPSNGSRVGVVVYRFVGKG